A section of the Flavobacterium sp. CG_23.5 genome encodes:
- a CDS encoding T9SS type A sorting domain-containing protein encodes MKTFLPKSRFLTFVFLITNLFFASLAFGQTIATDLLDYPPGATAIITGTGFTPGETVTLQVLHTDGVPSGTDAQYHQPFTAIADANGDVSSTWWVPNDGDAAGANFKLTADGVTSLRHAEWLFTDSASWTLSISPTSACLNTSTNFTLTATGTSNSSNNKVGCIKVTLPATFSSLGTPTIISYTSAGWTISLSGNIVTLSNSTKLGSNDDVVFSINATPTTTAGSPFSLTGLASLNSSCPSIPTGQDIYTSPTLNPTVTVNPILTPSVSISITSGANPTCSGTPVIFTATPTNGGATPSYQWKKDGVNVGTNSATYLDAGTAGGVITVVMTSNAICPSTPTATSNAITLAVTANVTPSVIIAITSGVNPTCNGSSVTFTATPTNGGTPSYQWKKAGVDIAGQTASTYTDTGTTGGSITVVMTSNAICPSTPTATSNSIALAVTAKVTPSVSIAITSGINPTCNGSSVTFTATPSNGGTPSYQWKKAGVDIVGQTASTYTDPGTIAGSITVVMTSSLSCVTSPTAISNAIGLTVNPILTTSVSIALTSGVNPTCSGTGVIFTATPTNGGTTPSYQWKKDGGNVGTNSATYSDAGSTGGVVTVVMTSNASCPSTPTSTSNAITLAVTANVTPSVSIAITSGVNPTCSGSAVTFTGTPTNGGTPSYQWKKAGVDIAGQTASTYTDTGTTGVSITVVMTSNAICVSTPTATSNSIALAVTAKVTPSVSIAITSGINPTCNGSSVTFTATPSNGGTPSYQWKKAGVDIVGQTASTYANPGTTAGSITVLMTSSLSCVTSTTATSNAIALTVNPILTTSVSIGITSGVNPTCSGTAVTFTATPTNGGTTPSYQWYKGTTAVGTGVTYTETGTTGGSITVVMTSNAICPSTPTATSNAITLSVNPRPTGIISGTQTICTGNSTTLNIAVAGTGPWSGTITGGIPFSGSSSPISVSVSPSIATTYSILTLSNANCSSIAADLSGSATVSLRALPAATISITGANPICSGSTTLIKFTGPNDGTVTYNINGGSNITASLNNGGNFTLTTAALTSDTTYNLVSVAYGDTPGCSASASGSVTITVNKAPVFATCPSNLTSDTSAGVCNATVSYTATATGTPAPTYTYSLSGATTLATTNGTGSGATFGKGVTNVTITATNSCGTDTCSFTVTVKDNINPTITAPTATTGTTNAACTSTNVVLGTPVTADNCSVASVSNDAPTAFPLGLTVVTWTVTDGAGLTATATQNIVVKDNTAPVTPILADATGECSATATVPTTTDNCSGILTGTTSDALTRSTQGTSVITWTFDDGNGNTTTATQNVVVKDNTAPVTPILADATGECSATATVPTTTDNCSGILTGTTSDALTRSTQGTSVITWTFDDGNGNTTTATQNVVVKDNTAPVTPILADATGECSATATVPTTTDNCSGTITGTTSDALTRSTQGTSVITWTFDDGNGNTTTATQNIVVKDNTAPVTPILADATGECSATATVPTTTDNCSGTITGTTSDALTRSTQGTSVITWTFDDGNGNTTTATQNIVVKDNTAPVTPILADATGECSATATVPTTTDNCSGTITGTTSDALTRSTQGTSVITWTFDDGNGNTTTATQNIVVKDNTAPVTPILADATGECSATATVPTTTDNCSGTITGTTSDALTRSTQGTSVITWTFDDGNGNTTTATQNIVVKDNTAPVTPILADATGECSATATVPTTTDNCSGILTGTTSDALTRSTQGTSVITWTFDDGNGNTTTATQNVVVKDNTAPVTPILADATGECSATATVPTTTDNCSGILTGTTSDALTRSTQGTSVITWTFDDGNGNTTTATQNIVVKDNTAPVTPILADATGECSATATVPTTTDNCSGILTGTTSDALTRSTQGTSVITWTFDDGNGNTTTATQNIVVKDNTAPVTPILADATGECSATATVPTTTDNCSGILTGTTSDALTRSTQGTSVITWTFDDGNGNTTTATQNIVVKDNTAPVTPILADATGECSATATVPTTTDNCSGILTGTTSDALTRSTQGTSVITWTFDDGNGNTTTATQNVVVKDNTAPVTPILADATGECSATATVPTTTDNCSGILTGTTSDALTRSTQGTSVITWTFDDGNGNTTTATQNIVVKDNTAPVTPILADATGECSATATVPTTTDNCSGILTGTTSDALTRSTQGTSVITWTFDDGNGNTTTATQNIVVKDNTAPVTPILADATGECSATATVPTTTDNCSGILTGTTSDALTRSTQGTSVITWTFDDGNGNTTTATQNIVVKDNTAPVTPILADATGECSATATVPTTTDNCSGILTGTTSDALTRSTQGTSVITWTFDDGNGNTTTATQNIVVKDNTAPVTPILADATGECSATATVPTTTDNCSGILTGTTSDALTRSTQGTSVITWTFDDGNGNTTTATQNVVVKDNTAPVTPILADATGECSATATVPTTTDNCSGTITGTTSDALTRSTQGTSVITWTFDDGNGNTTTATQNIVVKDNTAPVTPILADATGECSATATVPTTTDNCSGILTGTTSDALTRSTQGTSVITWTFDDGNGNTTTATQNVVVKDNTAPVTPILADATGECSATATVPTTTDNCSGILTGTTSDALTRSTQGTSVITWTFDDGNGNTTTATQNVVVKDNTAPVTPILADATGECSATATVPTTTDNCSGTITGTTSDALTRSTQGTSVITWTFDDGNGNTTTATQNIVVKDNTAPVTPILADATGECSATATVPTTTDNCSGILTGTTSDALTRSTQGTSVITWTFDDGNGNTTTATQNVVVKDNTAPVTPILADATGECSATATVPTTTDNCSGILTGTTSDALTRSTQGTSVITWTFDDGNGNTTTATQNVVVKDNTAPVTPILADATGECSATATVPTTTDNCSGTITGTTSDALTRSTQGTSVITWTFDDGNGNTTTATQNIVVKDNTAPVTPILADATGECSATATVPTTTDNCSGILTGTTSDALTRSTQGTSVITWTFDDGNGNTTTATQNIVVKDNTAPVTPILADATGECSATATVPTTTDNCSGILTGTTSDALTRSTQGTSVITWTFDDGNGNTTTATQNVVVKDVTKPVIACPANVTLNCQNATTVSANGSATATDNCSAVTITSSDVSTQNAVNTNAAYYNYTITRTWKATDVAGNFSTCVQTITVQDVTAPVWTTITGTLNRNVTCGSAGELASANALAPVATDNCSSVIYTKTSGSLVSGLSNTYTNIWIAKDISNNSSAVFTQVITVTPVTIDASASSNPVAVGSTATLSATISPAVASVLVTFTLDNGNGGITTYTAITNNFGVASTTVSNLPVEVYKVTAVAGAACASSVAYLPIYDPNGGFVTGGGWISSPAGAYTATLTLTGKANFGFVSKYKKGSNIPEGNTEFQFQAGNLNFASSTYVSGSLVIAGSQAIYKGIGTINGSGSYNFMVSAVDGQISGGGGLDKFRIKIWNSAGVIYDNNKGVSDNGTPTDATKLGGGSIVIHEVNKNTVKILEIDKKPLEALQFNVIAYPNPSAQYFTIETVGGTTEKVEMVVFDVLGRTIKNIEKSDGQPILFGEELPTGVYIVVVSQGLNQKTIRLIKQ; translated from the coding sequence ATGAAAACATTTCTACCTAAATCAAGATTTTTAACCTTCGTTTTTTTAATTACCAATTTGTTTTTTGCTAGTCTGGCTTTTGGGCAGACAATTGCAACTGATCTATTGGATTATCCTCCTGGAGCAACCGCAATAATTACAGGAACTGGTTTTACGCCAGGTGAAACGGTAACCTTACAAGTCTTACATACCGATGGCGTTCCCTCCGGTACGGATGCACAATACCATCAACCATTCACCGCTATTGCAGATGCAAATGGGGATGTTTCATCCACATGGTGGGTGCCTAATGATGGGGATGCCGCTGGGGCAAATTTTAAATTAACTGCGGATGGGGTTACATCATTAAGACATGCGGAGTGGTTGTTTACGGATAGTGCTTCATGGACATTGTCTATATCACCCACGTCAGCATGTCTTAACACTTCTACAAATTTTACATTAACGGCTACAGGAACTAGTAATAGCTCTAATAATAAGGTTGGTTGTATTAAGGTAACCTTACCTGCAACATTTTCGAGTTTAGGTACCCCAACAATTATTTCCTATACCTCGGCTGGATGGACTATTAGTCTATCAGGTAATATAGTTACATTATCGAATTCCACAAAACTTGGATCAAATGATGATGTGGTATTCTCAATCAATGCTACACCAACAACTACAGCGGGCTCTCCATTTTCATTGACTGGCTTAGCATCTTTAAATAGTAGTTGTCCGAGTATTCCAACGGGACAGGACATATATACGAGTCCAACTTTAAATCCAACTGTTACAGTTAATCCAATTCTTACACCGTCCGTAAGCATTTCAATTACCAGCGGAGCTAATCCTACCTGTTCTGGAACACCAGTAATCTTTACAGCAACGCCAACCAATGGCGGAGCAACACCATCATACCAGTGGAAGAAAGATGGAGTGAATGTAGGAACAAACAGTGCTACTTATTTAGATGCAGGTACAGCAGGTGGTGTTATTACAGTTGTAATGACAAGCAATGCGATTTGTCCGTCTACACCAACTGCAACAAGCAATGCTATTACACTTGCAGTAACTGCAAATGTTACACCATCAGTAATCATAGCGATAACATCAGGAGTTAATCCAACTTGTAATGGTAGCTCAGTAACCTTTACCGCAACGCCAACCAACGGCGGTACACCTTCTTACCAATGGAAAAAAGCCGGTGTTGATATTGCAGGTCAAACAGCTTCAACATATACTGATACAGGAACAACAGGTGGTAGTATTACTGTTGTTATGACAAGCAATGCAATTTGTCCCTCTACACCCACTGCAACAAGTAATTCTATCGCACTTGCTGTAACTGCTAAGGTTACACCATCGGTAAGCATAGCAATTACATCAGGAATCAATCCAACTTGTAATGGCAGCTCAGTAACCTTTACTGCAACACCATCCAACGGTGGTACACCTTCATATCAATGGAAAAAAGCCGGTGTGGATATAGTAGGTCAAACAGCTTCAACATATACCGATCCTGGAACAATAGCAGGTAGCATTACAGTTGTAATGACCAGCAGTCTTAGCTGTGTTACATCACCAACTGCAATAAGTAATGCAATTGGCTTAACAGTTAATCCAATCCTTACAACATCCGTAAGTATAGCACTAACATCAGGAGTGAATCCAACATGTTCTGGAACCGGAGTAATCTTTACTGCAACTCCAACCAATGGTGGAACTACGCCTTCTTACCAATGGAAAAAAGACGGAGGGAATGTCGGAACAAACAGTGCTACTTATTCTGACGCAGGATCAACAGGAGGTGTTGTTACCGTCGTAATGACAAGCAATGCAAGTTGTCCGTCTACACCCACTTCAACAAGCAATGCTATTACGCTTGCAGTAACTGCAAATGTTACACCATCAGTAAGCATAGCGATAACATCAGGAGTTAATCCAACATGTTCTGGATCCGCAGTAACCTTTACTGGAACACCGACCAACGGTGGTACACCTTCTTACCAATGGAAAAAAGCCGGTGTTGATATTGCAGGTCAAACAGCTTCAACATATACTGATACAGGAACAACAGGTGTTAGTATTACTGTTGTTATGACAAGCAATGCAATTTGCGTGTCTACACCCACTGCAACAAGTAATTCTATCGCACTTGCTGTAACTGCTAAGGTTACACCATCGGTAAGCATAGCAATTACATCAGGAATCAATCCAACTTGTAATGGCAGCTCAGTAACCTTTACTGCAACACCATCCAACGGTGGTACACCTTCATATCAATGGAAAAAAGCCGGTGTGGATATAGTAGGTCAAACAGCTTCAACATACGCCAATCCAGGAACAACAGCAGGTAGCATTACAGTTTTAATGACGAGTAGTCTTAGCTGTGTTACATCAACAACTGCAACAAGTAATGCAATTGCCTTAACAGTTAATCCAATCCTTACAACGTCCGTAAGTATAGGAATAACATCAGGAGTGAATCCAACATGTTCTGGAACCGCAGTAACCTTTACTGCCACACCAACCAATGGTGGAACTACGCCTTCTTACCAGTGGTACAAAGGAACTACAGCAGTTGGAACTGGAGTAACATATACAGAGACAGGAACAACAGGTGGTAGTATTACTGTTGTTATGACAAGCAATGCAATTTGTCCCTCTACACCAACTGCAACAAGTAATGCGATTACGCTTTCAGTTAATCCGCGTCCAACAGGGATAATCAGTGGAACGCAAACCATTTGTACTGGCAACAGTACGACATTAAATATAGCAGTAGCAGGAACTGGTCCTTGGAGCGGAACTATAACTGGCGGCATTCCGTTTAGTGGAAGCAGTAGTCCTATTAGTGTTTCTGTCAGTCCAAGCATAGCAACTACTTATAGTATCCTTACTTTAAGCAATGCAAACTGTTCATCAATAGCAGCAGATCTTTCAGGCAGTGCAACGGTATCCCTAAGAGCTTTACCTGCTGCAACTATCTCAATTACTGGCGCTAACCCAATTTGTTCTGGCTCTACGACATTAATCAAATTCACTGGTCCAAATGATGGAACAGTAACTTATAATATTAATGGAGGTTCTAACATTACAGCCAGTCTAAATAATGGTGGGAATTTTACACTCACAACAGCAGCTTTAACTTCTGATACAACTTATAATCTTGTTAGTGTCGCCTACGGAGATACACCAGGTTGTAGCGCATCGGCAAGTGGTAGTGTAACTATTACAGTGAACAAAGCTCCAGTATTCGCTACTTGCCCTTCAAATTTAACTTCAGATACTTCAGCAGGCGTTTGTAATGCAACAGTAAGCTACACAGCAACTGCTACAGGTACACCTGCGCCAACCTATACTTATTCACTAAGCGGCGCAACTACATTAGCAACAACTAATGGTACTGGAAGTGGTGCAACTTTTGGAAAAGGTGTAACAAATGTAACTATTACAGCAACAAATTCTTGTGGCACAGATACATGTAGTTTTACGGTAACGGTGAAAGATAACATTAACCCAACGATTACTGCACCTACAGCTACAACAGGCACAACGAATGCTGCATGTACTTCTACCAATGTGGTTTTAGGCACTCCAGTAACAGCAGATAATTGTTCAGTAGCTTCAGTCAGCAATGATGCACCTACTGCGTTCCCATTAGGATTAACAGTGGTGACTTGGACCGTAACAGATGGTGCTGGATTAACAGCAACAGCTACACAAAACATAGTTGTAAAAGACAATACTGCTCCGGTAACACCAATCTTGGCTGATGCCACAGGAGAATGTTCGGCTACTGCCACTGTTCCAACAACTACAGACAACTGTTCAGGAATACTTACTGGAACTACTTCTGATGCTTTGACAAGAAGCACTCAAGGAACTTCGGTTATTACTTGGACTTTTGATGATGGAAATGGAAACACTACTACAGCTACACAAAACGTAGTTGTAAAAGACAATACTGCTCCGGTAACACCAATCTTGGCTGATGCCACAGGAGAATGTTCGGCTACTGCCACTGTTCCAACAACTACAGACAACTGTTCAGGAATACTTACTGGAACTACTTCTGATGCTTTGACAAGAAGCACTCAAGGAACTTCGGTTATTACTTGGACTTTTGATGATGGAAATGGAAACACTACTACAGCTACACAAAACGTAGTTGTAAAAGACAATACTGCTCCGGTAACACCAATCTTGGCTGATGCCACAGGAGAATGTTCGGCTACTGCCACTGTTCCAACAACTACAGACAACTGTTCAGGAACAATCACTGGAACTACTTCTGATGCTTTGACAAGAAGCACTCAAGGAACTTCGGTTATTACTTGGACTTTTGATGATGGAAATGGAAACACTACTACAGCTACACAAAACATAGTTGTAAAAGACAATACTGCTCCGGTAACACCAATCTTGGCTGATGCCACAGGAGAATGTTCGGCTACTGCCACTGTTCCAACAACTACAGACAACTGTTCAGGAACAATCACTGGAACTACTTCTGATGCTTTGACAAGAAGCACTCAAGGAACTTCGGTTATTACTTGGACTTTTGATGATGGAAATGGAAACACTACTACAGCTACACAAAACATAGTTGTAAAAGACAATACTGCTCCGGTAACACCAATCTTGGCTGATGCCACAGGAGAATGTTCGGCTACTGCCACTGTTCCAACAACTACAGACAACTGTTCAGGAACAATCACTGGAACTACTTCTGATGCTTTGACAAGAAGCACTCAAGGAACTTCCGTTATTACTTGGACTTTTGATGATGGAAATGGAAACACTACTACAGCTACACAAAACATAGTTGTAAAAGACAATACTGCTCCGGTAACACCAATCTTGGCTGATGCCACAGGAGAATGTTCGGCTACTGCCACTGTTCCAACAACTACAGACAACTGTTCAGGAACAATCACTGGAACTACTTCTGATGCTTTGACAAGAAGCACTCAAGGAACTTCGGTTATTACTTGGACTTTTGATGATGGAAATGGAAACACTACTACAGCTACACAAAACATAGTTGTAAAAGACAATACTGCTCCGGTAACACCAATCTTGGCTGATGCCACAGGAGAATGTTCGGCTACTGCCACTGTTCCAACAACTACAGACAACTGTTCAGGAATACTTACTGGAACTACTTCTGATGCTTTGACAAGAAGCACTCAAGGAACTTCGGTTATTACTTGGACTTTTGATGATGGAAATGGAAACACTACTACAGCTACACAAAACGTAGTTGTAAAAGACAATACTGCTCCGGTAACACCAATCTTGGCTGATGCCACAGGAGAATGTTCGGCTACTGCCACTGTTCCAACAACTACAGACAACTGTTCAGGAATACTTACTGGAACTACTTCTGATGCTTTGACAAGAAGCACTCAAGGAACTTCGGTTATTACTTGGACTTTTGATGATGGAAATGGAAACACTACTACAGCTACACAAAACATAGTTGTAAAAGACAATACTGCTCCGGTAACACCAATCTTGGCTGATGCCACAGGAGAATGTTCGGCTACTGCCACTGTTCCAACAACTACAGACAACTGTTCAGGAATACTTACTGGAACTACTTCTGATGCTTTGACAAGAAGCACTCAAGGAACTTCCGTTATTACTTGGACTTTTGATGATGGAAATGGAAACACTACTACAGCTACACAAAACATAGTTGTAAAAGACAATACTGCTCCGGTAACACCAATCTTGGCTGATGCCACAGGAGAATGTTCGGCTACTGCCACTGTTCCAACAACTACAGACAACTGTTCAGGAATACTTACTGGAACTACTTCTGATGCTTTGACAAGAAGCACTCAAGGAACTTCGGTTATTACTTGGACTTTTGATGATGGAAATGGAAACACTACTACAGCTACACAAAACATAGTTGTAAAAGACAATACTGCTCCGGTAACACCAATCTTGGCTGATGCCACAGGAGAATGTTCGGCTACTGCCACTGTTCCAACAACTACAGACAACTGTTCAGGAATACTTACTGGAACTACTTCTGATGCTTTGACAAGAAGCACTCAAGGAACTTCGGTTATTACTTGGACTTTTGATGATGGAAATGGAAACACTACTACAGCTACACAAAACGTAGTTGTAAAAGACAATACTGCTCCGGTAACACCAATCTTGGCTGATGCCACAGGAGAATGTTCGGCTACTGCCACTGTTCCAACAACTACAGACAACTGTTCAGGAATACTTACTGGAACTACTTCTGATGCTTTGACAAGAAGCACTCAAGGAACTTCGGTTATTACTTGGACTTTTGATGATGGAAATGGAAACACTACTACAGCTACACAAAACATAGTTGTAAAAGACAATACTGCTCCGGTAACACCAATCTTGGCTGATGCCACAGGAGAATGTTCGGCTACTGCCACTGTTCCAACAACTACAGACAACTGTTCAGGAATACTTACTGGAACTACTTCTGATGCTTTGACAAGAAGCACTCAAGGAACTTCCGTTATTACTTGGACTTTTGATGATGGAAATGGAAACACTACTACAGCTACACAAAACATAGTTGTAAAAGACAATACTGCTCCGGTAACACCAATCTTGGCTGATGCCACAGGAGAATGTTCGGCTACTGCCACTGTTCCAACAACTACAGACAACTGTTCAGGAATACTTACTGGAACTACTTCTGATGCTTTGACAAGAAGCACTCAAGGAACTTCGGTTATTACTTGGACTTTTGATGATGGAAATGGAAACACTACTACAGCTACACAAAACATAGTTGTAAAAGACAATACTGCTCCGGTAACACCAATCTTGGCTGATGCCACAGGAGAATGTTCGGCTACTGCCACTGTTCCAACAACTACAGACAACTGTTCAGGAATACTTACTGGAACTACTTCTGATGCTTTGACAAGAAGCACTCAGGGAACTTCCGTTATTACTTGGACTTTTGATGATGGAAATGGAAACACTACTACAGCTACACAAAACATAGTTGTAAAAGACAATACTGCTCCGGTAACACCAATCTTGGCTGATGCCACAGGAGAATGTTCGGCTACTGCCACTGTTCCAACAACTACAGACAACTGTTCAGGAATACTTACTGGAACTACTTCTGATGCTTTGACAAGAAGCACTCAAGGAACTTCGGTTATTACTTGGACTTTTGATGATGGAAATGGAAACACTACTACAGCTACACAAAACGTAGTTGTAAAAGACAATACTGCTCCGGTAACACCAATCTTGGCTGATGCCACAGGAGAATGTTCGGCTACTGCCACTGTTCCAACAACTACAGACAACTGTTCAGGAACAATCACTGGAACTACTTCTGATGCTTTGACAAGAAGCACTCAAGGAACTTCGGTTATTACTTGGACTTTTGATGATGGAAATGGAAACACTACTACAGCTACACAAAACATAGTTGTAAAAGACAATACTGCTCCGGTAACACCAATCTTGGCTGATGCCACAGGAGAATGTTCGGCTACTGCCACTGTTCCAACAACTACAGACAACTGTTCAGGAATACTTACTGGAACTACTTCTGATGCTTTGACAAGAAGCACTCAAGGAACTTCGGTTATTACTTGGACTTTTGATGATGGAAATGGAAACACTACTACAGCTACACAAAACGTAGTTGTAAAAGACAATACTGCTCCGGTAACACCAATCTTGGCTGATGCCACAGGAGAATGTTCGGCTACTGCCACTGTTCCAACAACTACAGACAACTGTTCAGGAATACTTACTGGAACTACTTCTGATGCTTTGACAAGAAGCACTCAAGGAACTTCGGTTATTACTTGGACTTTTGATGATGGAAATGGAAACACTACTACAGCTACACAAAACGTAGTTGTAAAAGACAATACTGCTCCGGTAACACCAATCTTGGCTGATGCCACAGGAGAATGTTCGGCTACTGCCACTGTTCCAACAACTACAGACAACTGTTCAGGAACAATCACTGGAACTACTTCTGATGCTTTGACAAGAAGCACTCAAGGAACTTCGGTTATTACTTGGACTTTTGATGATGGAAATGGAAACACTACTACAGCTACACAAAACATAGTTGTAAAAGACAATACTGCTCCGGTAACACCAATCTTGGCTGATGCCACAGGAGAATGTTCGGCTACTGCCACTGTTCCAACAACTACAGACAACTGTTCAGGAATACTTACTGGAACTACTTCTGATGCTTTGACAAGAAGCACTCAAGGAACTTCCGTTATTACTTGGACTTTTGATGATGGAAATGGAAACACTACTACAGCTACACAAAACGTAGTTGTAAAAGACAATACTGCTCCGGTAACACCAATCTTGGCTGATGCCACAGGAGAATGTTCGGCTACTGCCACTGTTCCAACAACTACAGACAACTGTTCAGGAATACTTACTGGAACTACTTCTGATGCTTTGACAAGAAGCACTCAAGGAACTTCGGTTATTACTTGGACTTTTGATGATGGAAATGGAAACACTACTACAGCTACACAAAACGTAGTTGTAAAAGACAATACTGCTCCGGTAACACCAATCTTGGCTGATGCCACAGGAGAATGTTCGGCTACTGCCACTGTTCCAACAACTACAGACAACTGTTCAGGAACAATCACTGGAACTACTTCTGATGCTTTGACAAGAAGCACTCAAGGAACTTCGGTTATTACTTGGACTTTTGATGATGGAAATGGAAACACTACTACAGCTACACAAAACATAGTTGTAAAAGACAATACTGCTCCGGTAACACCAATCTTGGCTGATGCCACAGGAGAATGTTCGGCTACTGCCACTGTTCCAACAACTACAGACAACTGTTCAGGAATACTTACTGGAACTACTTCTGATGCTTTGACAAGAAGCACTCAAGGAACTTCGGTTATTACTTGGACTTTTGATGATGGAAATGGAAACACTACTACAGCTACACAAAACATAGTTGTAAAAGACAATACTGCTCCGGTAACACCAATCTTGGCTGATGCCACAGGAGAATGTTCGGCTACTGCCACTGTTCCAACAACTACAGACAACTGTTCAGGAATACTTACTGGAACTACTTCTGATGCTTTGACAAGAAGTACTCAAGGAACTTCGGTTATTACTTGGACTTTTGATGATGGAAATGGAAACACTACTACAGCTACTCAAAACGTAGTTGTAAAAGATGTCACTAAACCAGTAATCGCTTGTCCAGCAAATGTAACTCTCAACTGTCAAAATGCAACAACAGTTTCAGCCAATGGATCAGCAACAGCGACAGACAACTGTTCAGCTGTAACAATCACATCATCAGATGTATCGACACAGAATGCAGTTAATACTAATGCGGCTTATTATAATTATACAATCACCAGAACCTGGAAAGCCACTGATGTAGCGGGTAACTTCTCAACCTGTGTTCAAACGATCACAGTACAGGATGTAACTGCACCAGTATGGACTACAATAACTGGAACATTGAATAGAAATGTTACTTGTGGAAGTGCGGGTGAACTTGCATCAGCAAATGCATTGGCACCAGTGGCAACGGATAATTGCAGTTCGGTAATTTATACCAAAACTTCCGGTAGTCTTGTAAGCGGACTAAGTAATACCTATACAAATATCTGGATAGCGAAGGATATTTCTAATAATAGTAGTGCTGTCTTTACGCAAGTAATAACGGTCACTCCAGTCACAATTGACGCATCTGCTAGTAGCAATCCTGTGGCAGTTGGTTCTACTGCAACGCTTTCAGCAACGATTAGTCCAGCTGTTGCTAGTGTTTTGGTCACATTTACTCTTGACAATGGTAATGGAGGAATAACTACCTATACCGCAATTACAAATAATTTTGGTGTGGCAAGTACAACTGTATCTAATTTGCCAGTAGAAGTTTATAAAGTGACTGCTGTTGCGGGTGCTGCTTGCGCATCTTCCGTTGCTTATCTACCGATATACGATCCTAATGGTGGCTTTGTAACAGGTGGTGGCTGGATTAGTTCTCCAGCAGGAGCATATACAGCAACTCTGACATTAACAGGAAAAGCAAATTTTGGATTTGTTTCAAAATACAAAAAAGGTTCAAATATACCTGAAGGTAATACAGAGTTTCAGTTCCAAGCAGGGAACCTTAATTTTGCCAGTTCAACTTATGTGTCAGGATCTCTTGTAATTGCAGGTTCTCAGGCCATTTATAAAGGAATTGGAACTATTAATGGCAGCGGAAGCTATAACTTTATGGTTTCAGCCGTTGATGGTCAGATTAGTGGTGGAGGCGGTCTCGATAAATTCCGAATTAAAATATGGAATAGTGCTGGCGTTATTTATGACAATAACAAAGGAGTTTCGGACAATGGTACACCTACGGACGCAACCAAATTAGGAGGAGGTTCAATTGTAATTCATGAGGTAAATAAGAATACTGTTAAAATATTAGAAATTGATAAAAAACCTCTAGAAGCGCTGCAATTCAATGTGATAGCATATCCTAATCCATCAGCTCAATACTTCACAATCGAGACAGTAGGTGGCACTACCGAAAAAGTAGAAATGGTAGTCTTTGATGTTTTAGGCAGAACAATTAAAAATATAGAAAAATCTGACGGCCAACCTATTTTGTTTGGGGAAGAATTACCAACAGGAGTCTATATAGTTGTAGTCAGTCAGGGTCTGAATCAAAAAACAATCAGGCTGATTAAACAATAA